In Podarcis muralis chromosome 7, rPodMur119.hap1.1, whole genome shotgun sequence, the genomic stretch TCTCATATAATCACACCTAATTCCTCCCCTTTGTTTCTACTCTCTACCAAATCCTGGCAGTTTGGCAAGTTACCTTTTtcacattttcctcctcctcctggcgttTCTCATAGTGTGAGAAGTCATCAAAGATGGAAGTGGTGTGCTTGTAAGTAGCAATgattttcagcacctgcttagCCTTTTCCAGAGGAACCTCCTGAGTGTCCCTGGAGTTGGTCACTGGTTTATTCTCATTGTTCTCTAGGCGAATGTGCCGCAGTTGGCTGTTGGGAACGTCCTTCACAAAAATCCACCGGACATCAAAGCGTCCCTTCCATTTGTCCTGGGACCACACGCCTGCGCATGTGTTGTAGTCCACAGCAGATTTCATTTCTGCAACTCCGCAGAAATGACCACTGCCATTGACACTGAAAAGTAAGTAAACAGGACCTTTTCCATTCATGGAGCGGTAAGCAGCATCCAGTCTCTTATTACCATGCTCTGTACTGCACCAGATGTTATATTTAATGGAACGGTGGATATCATCCTCAGAGTAACTCTTGATAATGAAAACCCGACCATGTTTCGGGTTCCAGTCAAAATCCTTAGGGTTATAGTTGTTGATGGACCTCAACTTCTCCAAGACTGGGTGTGGCTCCGAAGGGGCAGAACCAGAAGTGGTCTGAGACTGTCCAACTGCACTACCATCCACTCCATTCTGGCCAAAACCATTGCCACGGTTACGAGGTGCAACCCAGCGGGCAGGCTGAGCTGCCTGTTGCTGCACTGGCAGCTGAGTTGGTTGGGGTGGTGGAGGTGGCAGGGGTTGTGGCTGTTGTCCAGCGGAAGGCTGCACAGCTGGAGGGCTGTTACTCATTTGCTGACCCATTGGTTGGGGAGATATTTGGGTTGGTGGTTGACCAATATTCTGAACTAAAGCCTGGGAAGCATTTTTTGTCACTGGCCCTTTGTTATCCCAAGTTCCAATATCCATGTTATGTTTTatgggaggtggtggaagactTGTCCCTGCAATGCCATTCTTGGTCTTCAACTTGGGTTGCTGTTTTGCAGGTTTGCTGGCAATATCAGCCCAGGATGCTGGCTTTGGGGGAGCAATGGTAGCTGGAGGCAAGCTATTAGAAGCTACAATATTGCTGGCAATAGACCCACTGCCAACAGCAGAGCCAACAACTTTTGGGACGTTGCTTGCTACATCAGTGCTGCCTAGCTTCAAAGCTGCCATCCCTTGGTCAATGGTATTCATGCCAGGTGCCTTATTCAGGGTCTCACTAGCAAAAGCAGACTGTCCATCAATCATGGCTCCACCCAATGAGCTTGGTGCATAAGCATAGTTGCTACTATATCCAGAACTTTGAGTTGATTGCCCCTGAGAACTGTTATTGCCCCAAGCTGAGAAGTCAATTCCACTTGGAAAAAAGTTAAAGCCATGCTGTCCAAGAAATGGTGTGCTGCCAAGGGCCCCTGGCTGTCCAAACATGGCATCTGGGAGAAAGTGAGGTTCTCCATTGCTTATCTGTCCATAAGATGTTAAGTAGGGCATTGGTGGATCACCCCCTGTAGACCAAGCAGCTTCACCCAAAGAGTAGGAGAATCCAATGGATGGACTGTAGTAATTCGGCATATAGGAATCAGACATTGCAGTGTACGCGTTGTTCTGGAAGAGAAAAGCAAGAACTGAACAGTTAAATGAAT encodes the following:
- the YTHDF2 gene encoding YTH domain-containing family protein 2 isoform X3, whose translation is MSASSLLEQRPKGQGTKVQNGSVHQKDGLNDDDIEPYLSPQARPNNAYTAMSDSYMPNYYSPSIGFSYSLGEAAWSTGGDPPMPYLTSYGQISNGEPHFLPDAMFGQPGALGSTPFLGQHGFNFFPSGIDFSAWGNNSSQGQSTQSSGYSSNYAYAPSSLGGAMIDGQSAFASETLNKAPGMNTIDQGMAALKLGSTDVASNVPKVVGSAVGSGSIASNIVASNSLPPATIAPPKPASWADIASKPAKQQPKLKTKNGIAGTSLPPPPIKHNMDIGTWDNKGPVTKNASQALVQNIGQPPTQISPQPMGQQMSNSPPAVQPSAGQQPQPLPPPPPQPTQLPVQQQAAQPARWVAPRNRGNGFGQNGVDGSAVGQSQTTSGSAPSEPHPVLEKLRSINNYNPKDFDWNPKHGRVFIIKSYSEDDIHRSIKYNIWCSTEHGNKRLDAAYRSMNGKGPVYLLFSVNGSGHFCGVAEMKSAVDYNTCAGVWSQDKWKGRFDVRWIFVKDVPNSQLRHIRLENNENKPVTNSRDTQEVPLEKAKQVLKIIATYKHTTSIFDDFSHYEKRQEEEENVKKVLYNDDFIQIMERQGRVK
- the YTHDF2 gene encoding YTH domain-containing family protein 2 isoform X1, with protein sequence MSASSLLEQRPKGQGTKVQNGSVHQKDGLNDDDIEPYLSPQARPLQLACLHPVPHLPWISSKLTTGPWSDEKKRAGCYQRTYDTSCQNNAYTAMSDSYMPNYYSPSIGFSYSLGEAAWSTGGDPPMPYLTSYGQISNGEPHFLPDAMFGQPGALGSTPFLGQHGFNFFPSGIDFSAWGNNSSQGQSTQSSGYSSNYAYAPSSLGGAMIDGQSAFASETLNKAPGMNTIDQGMAALKLGSTDVASNVPKVVGSAVGSGSIASNIVASNSLPPATIAPPKPASWADIASKPAKQQPKLKTKNGIAGTSLPPPPIKHNMDIGTWDNKGPVTKNASQALVQNIGQPPTQISPQPMGQQMSNSPPAVQPSAGQQPQPLPPPPPQPTQLPVQQQAAQPARWVAPRNRGNGFGQNGVDGSAVGQSQTTSGSAPSEPHPVLEKLRSINNYNPKDFDWNPKHGRVFIIKSYSEDDIHRSIKYNIWCSTEHGNKRLDAAYRSMNGKGPVYLLFSVNGSGHFCGVAEMKSAVDYNTCAGVWSQDKWKGRFDVRWIFVKDVPNSQLRHIRLENNENKPVTNSRDTQEVPLEKAKQVLKIIATYKHTTSIFDDFSHYEKRQEEEENVKKVLYNDDFIQIMERQGRVK
- the YTHDF2 gene encoding YTH domain-containing family protein 2 isoform X2, which encodes MSASSLLEQRPKGQGTKVQNGSVHQKDGLNDDDIEPYLSPQARPLQLACLHPVPHLPWISSKLTTGPWSDEKKRAGCYQRTYDTSCQNNAYTAMSDSYMPNYYSPSIGFSYSLGEAAWSTGGDPPMPYLTSYGQISNGEPHFLPDAMFGQPGALGSTPFLGQHGFNFFPSGIDFSAWGNNSSQGQSTQSSGYSSNYAYAPSSLGGAMIDGQSAFASETLNKAPGMNTIDQGMAALKLGSTDVASNVPKVVGSAVGSGSIASNIVASNSLPPATIAPPKPASWADIASKPAKQQPKLKTKNGIAGTSLPPPPIKHNMDIGTWDNKGPVTKNASQALVQNIGQPPTQISPQPMGQQMSNSPPAVQPSAGQQPQPLPPPPPQPTQLPVQQQAAQPARWVAPRNRGNGFGQNGVDGSAVGQSQTTSGSAPSEPHPVLEKLRSINNYNPKDFDWNPKHGRVFIIKSYSEDDIHRSIKYNIWCSTEHGNKRLDAAYRSMNGKGPVYLLFSVNGSGHFCGVAEMKSAVDYNTCAGVWSQDKWKGRFDVRWIFVKDVPNSQLRHIRLENNENKPVTNSRDTQEVPLEKAKQVLKIIATYKHTTSIFDDFSHYEKRQEEEENVKKERQGRVK